In one window of Caloenas nicobarica isolate bCalNic1 unplaced genomic scaffold, bCalNic1.hap1 Scaffold_1601, whole genome shotgun sequence DNA:
- the PNKP gene encoding LOW QUALITY PROTEIN: bifunctional polynucleotide phosphatase/kinase (The sequence of the model RefSeq protein was modified relative to this genomic sequence to represent the inferred CDS: deleted 1 base in 1 codon) — LVIFTNQLGISRGRLRPQEFKVKVEAVTQRLGLPLQVLVATGPGIYRKPVLGMWDHLCREANGDVPVSVAASFYVGDAAGRPQNWAPGRKKKDFSCSDRLFALNSGLRFLTPEEFFLGWAPAPFDLPTFDPRQLDPAAPLWDPPDVPLVATGPEVVVAVGYPGAGKSTFLKRHFVPAGYAHVSRDVLGSWQRCVAACEAALAKGRPVVIDNTNPDPPARQRYVSCARAASVPCRCLHFTATLEQARHTCRVRGRALGGRGHVPVTEVVLQGYRSHFVPPSPAEGFSQILRVPFVPNFGDPADPARRRLFLQFSEG; from the exons cTCGTGATCTTCACCAACCAACTGGGCATTTCCCGCGGGCGCCTCCGGCCCCAGGAGTTCAAGGTCAAGGTCGAGGCCGTGACCCAGCGCCTGGGGCTCCCCCTGCAG GTGCTGGTGGCGACGGGGCCGGGGATTTACCGGAAACCAGTGCTGGGGATGTGGGACCATCTGTGCCGGGAG GCCAACGGGGACGTGCCGGTGTCGGTGGCCGCGAGTTTCTACgtggggg ACGCCGCCGGGCGCCCCCAGAATTGGGCCCCCGGGCgcaagaaaaaggatttttcctGCAGCGACCGACTG tTCGCTCTCAACTCTGGGCTGCGTTTCCTGACCCCCGAGGAATTCTTCCTGGGCTGGGCCCCCGCGCCCTTCGACCTGCCGACCTTTGACCCC CGCCAGCTCGACCCCGCGGCGCCGCTTTGGGACCCCCCCGACGTCCCCCTGGTGGCGACCGGGCCCGAGGTCGTGGTGGCCGTGGGGTACCCGGGG GCCGGCAAATCCACCTTCCTGAAGCGGCACTTTGTCCCCGCCGGATACGCCCACGTCAGCCGG GACGTCCTgggctcctggcagcgctgcGTGGCCGCCTGCGAGGCCGCCCTGGCCAAGGGCCGCCCCGTCGTCATCGACAACACCAAC CCCGACCCCCCCGCGCGGCAAAG GTACGTGTCCTGCGCTCGAGCCGCCTCCGTCCCCTGTCGCTGCCTCCACTTCACGGCCACCCTGGAGCAGGCGCGACACACCTGCCGGGTACGGGGACGGGCTTTGGGGGGCC GCGGCCACGTCCCCGTCACCGAGGTCGTTCTGCAGGGGTACAG GAGCCACTttgtccccccctcccccgccgaGGGTTTCTCCCAAATCCTCCGTGTCCCTTTTGTCCCCAATTTTGGGGACCCCGCGGACCCCGCGCGCCGGCGCCTCTTCCTGCAGTTCAGCGAGGGCTGA
- the RUVBL2 gene encoding ruvB-like 2 → MATIPKVPEVRDVTRIERIGAHSHIRGLGLDEALEPRQVSQGMVGQLGARRAAGLVLEMIRDGRIAGRAVLIAGQPGTGKTAVAMGLAQALGPETPFTAIAGSEIFSLEMSRTEALTQAFRRSIGVRIKEETEIIEGEVVEIQIDRPATGTGTKVGKLTLKTTEMETIYDLGTKMIESLTKEKVQAGDVITIDKATGKISKLGRSFTRARDYDAMGAQTKFVQCPDGELQKRKEVVHTVSLHEIDVINSRTQGFLALFSGDTGEIKAEVREQINAKVSEWREEGKADVIPGVLFIDEVHMLDIECFSFLNRALESDMAPVLVMATNRGITRIRGTNYQSPHGLPLDLLDRLLIISTAPYSDKETKQILKIRCEEEDVEMTEDAYSVLTRIGLETSLRYAMQLITAASLVARKRKGGEVQVEDIKRVYSLFLDESRSTQYMREYQEAFLFNELKGESMETP, encoded by the exons ATGGCAACG ATCCCCAAAGTTCCGGAGGTTCGAGACGTGACGCGGATCGAGCGCATCG GCGCCCACTCCCACATCcgcgggctggggctggacgAGGCACTGGAGCCGCGACAG GTTTCGCAGGGCATGGTGGGCCAGCTGGGCGCGCGCCGCGCCGCGGGGCTGGTGCTGGAGATGATCCGGGACGGGCGCATCGCGGGACGCGCCGTGCTCATCGCCGGCCAGCCCGGCACCGGCAAGACCGCCGTGGCCATGG GGCTGGCGCAGGCGCTGGGCCCCGAGACGCCGTTCACGGCCATCGCGGGCAGCGAGATCTTCTCCCTGGAGATGAGCCGCACCGAGGCGCTGACGCAGGCCTTCCGGCGCTCCATCGGCGTGCGCATCAA GGAGGAGACCGAGATCATTGAGGGGGAAGTGGTGGAAATTCAGATCGATCGACCGGCGACCGGCACG GGAACCAAAGTGGGGAAGCTGACGCTGAAGACGACGGAAATGGAGACGATTTACGATTTGGGGACAAAAATGATCGAATCGCTGACGAAGGAGAAGGTGCAGGCGGG GGACGTGATCACCATCGACAAGGCCACGGGCAAGATCTCCAAGCTGGGCCGCTCGTTCACCCGCGCGCGCGACTACGACGCCATGGGGGCGCAG ACCAAGTTCGTGCAGTGCCCGGACGGGGAGCTGCAGAAGCGCAAGGAGGTCGTTCACACGGTGTCGCTGCACGAGATCGACGTCATCAACAGCCGCACGCAGGGCTTCCTGGCGCTGTTCTCGG GCGACACGGGCGAGATCAAGGCCGAGGTTCGCGAGCAGATCAACGCCAAAGTGTCCGAGTGGCGCGAGGAGGGAAAGGCCGACGTCATCCCGGGG GTGCTGTTCATCGACGAGGTTCACATGCTGGACATCGAGTGCTTCTCGTTCCTGAACCGCGCGCTGGAGAGCGACATGGCGCCCGTGCTGGTCATGGCCACCAACCGCGGCATCACCCG gaTCCGTGGCACCAACTACCAGAGCCCGCACGGGCTGCCCCTGGACCTGCTGGACCGGCTGCTCATCATCTCCACGGCCCCGTACAGCGACAAGGAGACCAAGCAGATCCTCAAGATCCG GTGCGAGGAGGAGGACGTGGAGATGACGGAGGACGCGTACTCGGTGCTGACGCGCATCGGGCTGGAGACGTCGCTGCGCTACGCCATGCAGCTCATCACGGCCGCCAGCCTGGTGGCGCGCAAGAGGAAG GGCGGCGAGGTGCAGGTCGAGGACATCAAGCGCGTGTACTCGCTGTTCCTGGACGAGTCGCGTTCCACCCAGTACATGAGGGAGTATCAGGAGGCGTTTCTGTTCAACGAGCTCA AGGGCGAATCAATGGAAACGCCgtga